The nucleotide sequence CCGCCAATCCGGCGGCGGAATTGATCGGCCCGATGTTGATGACGCCGATCGTTTTCGTGTTCGGTGAACTGTTGCCGAAGTACCTGTTTTTTCACGCACCGTATCGCCTGTTGATGGCGACCAAGCCGATCTTGATTGCAGCCACCTGCCTGTTTGCACCAGTGTCATGGATGCTGGGGTTGCTGGGCGGGTTGCTGCAACGGGTCACCGGTCAGTTGCCCTTCCAGCTGCGTCTTGCGATGGCACGTCGCGAATTGGATCAAGTTCTGCGTGCGGGTCACGAAGCAGGATTACTGGCCGAAAGCCAGCGGAACTTGGCCGCCAAATTGTTCGAGGTCGGAAACCTGTCGGCCGCCACATTTGGACGATCGCCCGATCGGATTCCACAGGTGACGACGCCGATCGACGTTCCGGCTGCGGCAAAACTAGCCCAGCGCCTGAATGAATCGATCGTCCTGGTCAAAGAAGGCAAAGAATGGCTTGGCTATCTCCGGTTCATCGATTTGGTTTGCGATGAAGGTCCGCCAAGAGTGTTGCCGCTGGTGCGCGGCACGGTCAGTGACAGCCACCTCAAGACGTTGGTCCGCCTGAATGACAAAGCCAGCGGAGTCGCGATCCTGTTGGATTCGCGTGGCAACGCCAAGTCGATCGTGACCCGGCGGCAATTGCTGGCACATTTGATCAGCTGACGCGTTGGTATCCCAGCTGATGCAACACCTTCAACATTTCATCACAGGTGATGTAGCGTCGGTGGTTTTGCAGTTTGTATTGGTCGATCGCCAGGGCCAATTCACGGCCTTCCTGTGACAGTTCTGCGTGGGAACTGCCGAACTGTCGCCGCTCGTTATGGCCGCCGCGACCACCGGAACCCTGACGTCGGTCGATAAACCCGGGCTTGTGGGATTCAACGTTCTCGTTGGTGGCGGTCGTTTTCGATGCCGCGCCGCCGATGATGAACTGAGATCCCGCTTCGGGATCGGCGGTCGACGGTATCGCTGGTAAATGCATGGCAATGACTGCGTCAAAAGTGGGCCGGTGATTCGAACTATCGAAAACCTAGAACGGAAATCGACAGTCGGTCGTCTTCCCCAGGTCGTTTTGCCCGCAATCACCGGTCCGATGATTCAGGTCGCAACGATTGGGTCACCCCTTGGGTTGCCAACACGCGACAAATGATCGCATTGATCCATGCCGATGGTGGAATTGCGTCCTACCGCATCTCGGTCGCGGACGACTCGTTGAAAACCGCCGCCAAACTGGGATGCTGGAATTCTCGCAGCACGTCTTCGTCCCGCCGCAGTGATGGATTCAGTCGCAACGATTCGGCCAGAGCCTGTCGTGCCCGCTCCAAATCGCCCACGCGGACCGACTGGGACGCCAACAACAAATACGCGGCGTGGTTGCTGTCGTCTTTTTGAACCGCCGCGACGAAGCATCGCTGGGCTTCCCAGGGTCGGCCGAGCTGTCGCAGTGCGATGCCCCGCAACACATCGGCGCGGGCGGGTGTCTGTGTTTCCCCCACGTGATCCCGCATGCGATCCATCGACGCCAGCAACCGGTCATAGCGGCCCTGTCGGTGATAGACCTCCGCCGCTTTCAACAGCGCGGCCGACAAGTCCGGCTGGATTGCCAACGCCCGGTGGTAGGCCGACAACGATTCATCCCACTGTTGCCGTGCCGCCAAGCAGTCGCCGCGAAGCACCCAATTTTCCGCCGAATTTCGGTTGGCCGCCAACGCCTGTTCGCACCTTCGGTCGGCCGCATCCAGACGCCCCAGTTCCAAATCCATTCGTCCCAGACGACTGAGCAGCATCGGATCATCGGCGCTCAGCCGGACGGCCTGTTCCATGTGCTGCAGGGCTTCTTCGTATTCGCCTCGCTGCCACAAAGCTTCGGCCAGGCCCCAGTGCGCACGATCGTCGTCGTCGCTGACGTTCAGTGCGGCGGCAAACTTGGCCTCCGCGGCATCCCAGTTCCCGTCGTACATCCATCGCTGGCCTTCGCGGGACAGCTTGCGAGCTTCGATGGCGGGCCGGTTTTGGCGCAGATGACCGATCGCCCGACAGCCCTGTGATGCGATCGCCAGGGCCACGACGACGCAGCAAAAGGGATGGCAGATTCGCACGAAACCAATTTCACCTGAATAGCGACGGAGGCATGCATGGTGCTAACAAGAATCGTGCGGCTGATGCAATCGGAGTTCGTTTGTTAGGATCGCCCGTCGCCCGATGTACCCGAGGTCGCCCACCTGACGCGGGTCGCACATCTTTGACTCGAGCCCGTCCACGCTTTCCCCCGACCCATGCCTGCGGAATTTAACGATCACGGCCTGCGATTCATGTACCCCGACAACTGGACGGTGGCACAGGATGACGGCAGCAATGACGCCCAGGGTGTCACTCTGGAATTGCCCAATGGTGGCTTCTTGGCCGTCGAGTGGACGGACCCGGCTTTGACCGATGCCCAGGTCTTGGCCCAAGTCGGCCAGGCGATGGCGGCGGAATACGAAGAGTTGGAATCGGAATCCGTCGACAGCGCGGATCCAGCCGCACCACCCACGATGGAGTTCCGCTTCTATTACTTGGATCTGCTGATCCAGTCCCGTGTGGTGCTGCTAAGCAGCCGGCAGCGACGCATGCTGGTTCAAATCCAGGCAGAAGACCGCGACTTCATCGCCAACGAACAAGTCTTTCAAGCAATCCTGGTCCAGTTGCAAAACCAAGACTGAACCGCGTCCCACCGAACA is from Crateriforma conspicua and encodes:
- a CDS encoding tetratricopeptide repeat protein, encoding MALAIASQGCRAIGHLRQNRPAIEARKLSREGQRWMYDGNWDAAEAKFAAALNVSDDDDRAHWGLAEALWQRGEYEEALQHMEQAVRLSADDPMLLSRLGRMDLELGRLDAADRRCEQALAANRNSAENWVLRGDCLAARQQWDESLSAYHRALAIQPDLSAALLKAAEVYHRQGRYDRLLASMDRMRDHVGETQTPARADVLRGIALRQLGRPWEAQRCFVAAVQKDDSNHAAYLLLASQSVRVGDLERARQALAESLRLNPSLRRDEDVLREFQHPSLAAVFNESSATEMR
- a CDS encoding CNNM domain-containing protein, whose translation is MIAIALFLVGLALSAFFSGSETGLYRVSRTRLVLDGLDGSWSARWIVWLLNHPAIFVATTLVGNNVANYLTSVAVVIAVQHWFTANPAAELIGPMLMTPIVFVFGELLPKYLFFHAPYRLLMATKPILIAATCLFAPVSWMLGLLGGLLQRVTGQLPFQLRLAMARRELDQVLRAGHEAGLLAESQRNLAAKLFEVGNLSAATFGRSPDRIPQVTTPIDVPAAAKLAQRLNESIVLVKEGKEWLGYLRFIDLVCDEGPPRVLPLVRGTVSDSHLKTLVRLNDKASGVAILLDSRGNAKSIVTRRQLLAHLIS